In a single window of the Cygnus olor isolate bCygOlo1 chromosome 5, bCygOlo1.pri.v2, whole genome shotgun sequence genome:
- the POLD4 gene encoding DNA polymerase delta subunit 4: MERTGLITDSFPRRHRRPGRAESKDGSAARRGERGKGRGRRAGPAVVPPPRPPPLPTQEAAQEPPSPPRPPPDLLDMLRRFDLAWEYGPCTGITRLQRWERAQALGLSPPFPVRDALLEHCDDPAVTYSLWHEYGL; encoded by the exons ATGGAGCGCACCGGGCTCATCACCGACTCCTTCCCACGGCGGCACCGGCGGCCGGGGCGCGCCGAGAGCAAAGACGGCTccgcggcgcggcggggggagcgcggcaaggggcgggggcggcgggcggggcccGCTGTCGTtccgcccccccgccccccgcccttACCCACGCAGGAGGCCGCCCAGGAGCCCCCGtcgcccccccggccccccccggaTCTCCTGGACATGCTGCGGCGCTTCGACCTGGCCTGGGAGTACGGCCCCTGCACGG GCATCACCCGCCTGCAGCGCTGGGAGCGGGCGCAAGCACTGGGACTGAGCCCCCCGTTCCCAGTCCGCGACGCCCTCCTGGAGCACTGCGATGACCCCGCAGTCACCTACAG CCTCTGGCATGAGTACGGGCTCTGA
- the LOC121070532 gene encoding glycine N-acyltransferase-like protein 3 isoform X3, producing the protein MLILRCPARLQRLEDALRRSLPRALPVYGAVLNINRGNPGDFEVAVDAWPDFGAVLARRSGEAPVDDCYWNLQAAFYRDVGAYRALLETPGCLRWDAAFHIFGLQDGVATVSQDIAAAKGVELEVSEYYTYLHPDPSTLPEPQLDPDVRVGTLSPAHAELLDATWAYGGNARSRRYLGELLERFPSLCLLDRAGEPLCWTLTDGFAAGAHGFTLPSQRRRGLMRALTVLAARRALARGFPAYGHTATGNGAMQRLQEALGHRRLPGLCRFVLHNPALARAAP; encoded by the exons ATGCTGATCCTGCGGTGCCCGGCCCGGCTACAGCGCCTGGAGGACGCCCTGCGGAGGAGCCTGCCCCGCGCCCTGCCG GTGTACGGCGCCGTGCTGAACATCAACCGCGGCAACCCGGGGGACTTCGAGGTCGCAGTAGATGCTTGGCCTGACTTTGGCGCCGTGCTGGCGCGGCGCAGCGGAGAG gCACCAGTGGACGACTGCTACTGGAACCTGCAGGCGGCCTTCTACCGGGACGTGGGCGCCTACCGGGCCCTGCTGGAGACTCCGGGCTGCCTGCGCTGGGATGCTGCCTTCCACATCTTCG ggctgcaggatgggGTGGCCACAGTGTCCCAGGACATTGCAGCAGCCAAGGGCGTAGAGCTGGAGGTGTCTGAGTACTACACATACCTGCACCCTGACCCCAGCACCCTACCCGAGCCACA GCTGGACCCCGACGTGCGGGTGGGCACGCTGAGCCCGGCCCACGCGGAGCTGCTGGACGCGACGTGGGCGTATGGGGGGAATGCGCGGAGCCGCCGGTacctgggggagctgctggagcgcttccccagcctgtgccTGCTGGACCGGGCCGGCGAGCCGCTCTGCTGGACGCTGACCGACGGCTTCGCGGCGGGGGCGCACGGCTTCACCCTGCCCTCCCAGCGCCGCCGCGGCCTCATGCGGGCGCTGACCGTCCTGGCCGCCCGCCGGGCGCTGGCCCGAGGCTTCCCCGCCTACGGGCACACGGCCACGGGCAACGGCGCCATGCAGCGGCTGCAGGAGGCGCTGGGGCACCGCCGCCTGCCCGGGCTGTGCCGCTTCGTCCTGCACAACCCCGCCCTGGCGCGGGCCGCGCCCTga
- the LOC121070532 gene encoding glycine N-acyltransferase-like protein 3 isoform X2 yields MREVRGGSSGPGHRHGDGTGVPRCPPSPVTGREAGRLLRRAPSRRCSCPGHVRIRMAPHRGRLRRRRSVPAAPGGHGRARGGRRHVSRARGDGPCPPPAPGTGHSPGRDGRPGTCRCHRLPAAPGAMLILRCPARLQRLEDALRRSLPRALPAPVDDCYWNLQAAFYRDVGAYRALLETPGCLRWDAAFHIFGLQDGVATVSQDIAAAKGVELEVSEYYTYLHPDPSTLPEPQLDPDVRVGTLSPAHAELLDATWAYGGNARSRRYLGELLERFPSLCLLDRAGEPLCWTLTDGFAAGAHGFTLPSQRRRGLMRALTVLAARRALARGFPAYGHTATGNGAMQRLQEALGHRRLPGLCRFVLHNPALARAAP; encoded by the exons ATGAGGGAGGTACGGGGGGGGTCCTCTGGTCCCGGTCACCGTCACGGTGATGGCACGGGGGTCCCCaggtgcccccccagccctgtcaCCGGCAGAGAGGCAGGCAGGCTCCTCCGCAGGGCGCCCTCCAGGCGCTGCAGCTGCCCGGGGCACGTCAGGATCCGCATGGCTCCGCACCGGGGCAggctgcgccgccgccgctcagTCCCCgcggcaccgggggggcacGGGAGGGCACGGGGGGGGCGCCGCCACGTGTCCCGGGCACGCGGGGACGGGCCCTGCCCACCGCCCGCCCCGGGCACGGGGCACTCGCCCGGCCGTGACGGCCGCCCCGGGACCTGCCGGTGTCACcgcctgcccgcagcccccgg GGCCATGCTGATCCTGCGGTGCCCGGCCCGGCTACAGCGCCTGGAGGACGCCCTGCGGAGGAGCCTGCCCCGCGCCCTGCCG gCACCAGTGGACGACTGCTACTGGAACCTGCAGGCGGCCTTCTACCGGGACGTGGGCGCCTACCGGGCCCTGCTGGAGACTCCGGGCTGCCTGCGCTGGGATGCTGCCTTCCACATCTTCG ggctgcaggatgggGTGGCCACAGTGTCCCAGGACATTGCAGCAGCCAAGGGCGTAGAGCTGGAGGTGTCTGAGTACTACACATACCTGCACCCTGACCCCAGCACCCTACCCGAGCCACA GCTGGACCCCGACGTGCGGGTGGGCACGCTGAGCCCGGCCCACGCGGAGCTGCTGGACGCGACGTGGGCGTATGGGGGGAATGCGCGGAGCCGCCGGTacctgggggagctgctggagcgcttccccagcctgtgccTGCTGGACCGGGCCGGCGAGCCGCTCTGCTGGACGCTGACCGACGGCTTCGCGGCGGGGGCGCACGGCTTCACCCTGCCCTCCCAGCGCCGCCGCGGCCTCATGCGGGCGCTGACCGTCCTGGCCGCCCGCCGGGCGCTGGCCCGAGGCTTCCCCGCCTACGGGCACACGGCCACGGGCAACGGCGCCATGCAGCGGCTGCAGGAGGCGCTGGGGCACCGCCGCCTGCCCGGGCTGTGCCGCTTCGTCCTGCACAACCCCGCCCTGGCGCGGGCCGCGCCCTga
- the LOC121070532 gene encoding glycine N-acyltransferase-like protein 3 isoform X1, whose product MREVRGGSSGPGHRHGDGTGVPRCPPSPVTGREAGRLLRRAPSRRCSCPGHVRIRMAPHRGRLRRRRSVPAAPGGHGRARGGRRHVSRARGDGPCPPPAPGTGHSPGRDGRPGTCRCHRLPAAPGAMLILRCPARLQRLEDALRRSLPRALPVYGAVLNINRGNPGDFEVAVDAWPDFGAVLARRSGEAPVDDCYWNLQAAFYRDVGAYRALLETPGCLRWDAAFHIFGLQDGVATVSQDIAAAKGVELEVSEYYTYLHPDPSTLPEPQLDPDVRVGTLSPAHAELLDATWAYGGNARSRRYLGELLERFPSLCLLDRAGEPLCWTLTDGFAAGAHGFTLPSQRRRGLMRALTVLAARRALARGFPAYGHTATGNGAMQRLQEALGHRRLPGLCRFVLHNPALARAAP is encoded by the exons ATGAGGGAGGTACGGGGGGGGTCCTCTGGTCCCGGTCACCGTCACGGTGATGGCACGGGGGTCCCCaggtgcccccccagccctgtcaCCGGCAGAGAGGCAGGCAGGCTCCTCCGCAGGGCGCCCTCCAGGCGCTGCAGCTGCCCGGGGCACGTCAGGATCCGCATGGCTCCGCACCGGGGCAggctgcgccgccgccgctcagTCCCCgcggcaccgggggggcacGGGAGGGCACGGGGGGGGCGCCGCCACGTGTCCCGGGCACGCGGGGACGGGCCCTGCCCACCGCCCGCCCCGGGCACGGGGCACTCGCCCGGCCGTGACGGCCGCCCCGGGACCTGCCGGTGTCACcgcctgcccgcagcccccgg GGCCATGCTGATCCTGCGGTGCCCGGCCCGGCTACAGCGCCTGGAGGACGCCCTGCGGAGGAGCCTGCCCCGCGCCCTGCCG GTGTACGGCGCCGTGCTGAACATCAACCGCGGCAACCCGGGGGACTTCGAGGTCGCAGTAGATGCTTGGCCTGACTTTGGCGCCGTGCTGGCGCGGCGCAGCGGAGAG gCACCAGTGGACGACTGCTACTGGAACCTGCAGGCGGCCTTCTACCGGGACGTGGGCGCCTACCGGGCCCTGCTGGAGACTCCGGGCTGCCTGCGCTGGGATGCTGCCTTCCACATCTTCG ggctgcaggatgggGTGGCCACAGTGTCCCAGGACATTGCAGCAGCCAAGGGCGTAGAGCTGGAGGTGTCTGAGTACTACACATACCTGCACCCTGACCCCAGCACCCTACCCGAGCCACA GCTGGACCCCGACGTGCGGGTGGGCACGCTGAGCCCGGCCCACGCGGAGCTGCTGGACGCGACGTGGGCGTATGGGGGGAATGCGCGGAGCCGCCGGTacctgggggagctgctggagcgcttccccagcctgtgccTGCTGGACCGGGCCGGCGAGCCGCTCTGCTGGACGCTGACCGACGGCTTCGCGGCGGGGGCGCACGGCTTCACCCTGCCCTCCCAGCGCCGCCGCGGCCTCATGCGGGCGCTGACCGTCCTGGCCGCCCGCCGGGCGCTGGCCCGAGGCTTCCCCGCCTACGGGCACACGGCCACGGGCAACGGCGCCATGCAGCGGCTGCAGGAGGCGCTGGGGCACCGCCGCCTGCCCGGGCTGTGCCGCTTCGTCCTGCACAACCCCGCCCTGGCGCGGGCCGCGCCCTga
- the LOC121070532 gene encoding glycine N-acyltransferase-like protein 3 isoform X4, with the protein MHWGRELGRCGCTKGRDWVSRVPGECAGGGERGSGGSLGMLGGTVRRHRDREEWGTCCCRPPGLQDGVATVSQDIAAAKGVELEVSEYYTYLHPDPSTLPEPQLDPDVRVGTLSPAHAELLDATWAYGGNARSRRYLGELLERFPSLCLLDRAGEPLCWTLTDGFAAGAHGFTLPSQRRRGLMRALTVLAARRALARGFPAYGHTATGNGAMQRLQEALGHRRLPGLCRFVLHNPALARAAP; encoded by the exons ATGCACTGGGGACGTGAGTTGGGGCGCTGCGGGTGTACCAAGGGCAGGGACTGGGTGAGCAGGGTCCCTGGGGAGtgtgctgggggaggagagaggggcaGTGGGGGGTCcttggggatgctggggggTACAGTCAGAaggcacagggacagggaggagtggggcacctgctgctgccgccccccagggctgcaggatgggGTGGCCACAGTGTCCCAGGACATTGCAGCAGCCAAGGGCGTAGAGCTGGAGGTGTCTGAGTACTACACATACCTGCACCCTGACCCCAGCACCCTACCCGAGCCACA GCTGGACCCCGACGTGCGGGTGGGCACGCTGAGCCCGGCCCACGCGGAGCTGCTGGACGCGACGTGGGCGTATGGGGGGAATGCGCGGAGCCGCCGGTacctgggggagctgctggagcgcttccccagcctgtgccTGCTGGACCGGGCCGGCGAGCCGCTCTGCTGGACGCTGACCGACGGCTTCGCGGCGGGGGCGCACGGCTTCACCCTGCCCTCCCAGCGCCGCCGCGGCCTCATGCGGGCGCTGACCGTCCTGGCCGCCCGCCGGGCGCTGGCCCGAGGCTTCCCCGCCTACGGGCACACGGCCACGGGCAACGGCGCCATGCAGCGGCTGCAGGAGGCGCTGGGGCACCGCCGCCTGCCCGGGCTGTGCCGCTTCGTCCTGCACAACCCCGCCCTGGCGCGGGCCGCGCCCTga